The genomic window CGCCATTTGCGATGCCGCACCCGTGTGACTCGCACCTCTGGGAGCGCCATCTCTTCCATTGCGTGCCGGTATGTTACTGAATCTCAGAGCATTTGTTTCCCATTTTCTGATCAGTTCTAGAAATTATTTGTACAAAGGGTTGGTTAGTGGGATTCACCTGAATAGTTTGATTGGCTTCTTTCAGGTGCCTGGACAGAATTCGTGGACACTGGAGTCTTCCCCTGGGTCTGACCTGCGCCAAATGGCAAGCTGCTTGTCACCTGAACAAAGGGAGAAAAGGAAGAGGGATGGAGATGATGATGCCATGGATGTAAGCTCTTGTCATGTTTGTTACAATAATGCACTCTCTTGACAATTTCAGTGTCCAGTAACCAGCATTGGCATCTGATGCATTGCTTGCTACAGGTCTCAGAAAATGGAAATGGCGAGAGTTCTTCATGCAGCAAGAAACCAGTAAGAACCAAACTTAGTTTCCCATAATCTAGTGTGTATCTGTTTCTGGTTTTAAGTTCATCTAGCATTTGATAGCCTAAGTTACTTGTCTGGATATAGATTAGCATAATCATAGAATAGAATGAGTAAGCATATCAATTGATTAGTAACATGTTTTAGTTAATTAAAATGCCCCATTTCATGCTAATCCGAAGTCATATAGAATGAAGGGTTTGGTTATCTGACATAACGTGCATTTGCTTTTTCTCAGAAGGAAGATGACGTCCAGATCCCATCTAGTTCAGCAGAAATGCCAGCAAGTGAAAACCTGCCACAGATGAATGGGAATGATCATCATATTCCTGGAAGCTCCTTTTCATGTCTAGTGAAGGTGGGGCGCCTGAACTTTTTTGTATGAAATGTACATTAGCTAATTTATTTGCTGTGCTTCCTGTTCTTGCAAGTCCTATTGCTTACAGACTTTCATGCACTGCAGATCTATGATATGCCTGAAAGTCAAGTGAAACTAAATGATGTTGCTGAGTTCATAGGGGTATATACATTCGACCCAGAACTTGCTGCTCCCAATGATAATTCGGATGATATAATGTTTGATCTCATTGAAGATGTAACAGCTCAGTTGCCTCCCAGCAAGGTATGCCTATTATAGGGTGCATAGTGCTTGATTTCATGCGTGACACAGGAACTTGAATTTCTATGCATATATTAATATTTGCCCTAACCTCTAGCCTTGAAACTGTTTGTATAGGTGCCCCGTCTTCACTGTTTGGTGTGGCGAAAATTATCATCTGTTGATTTTCTAGCAAAGCATCCTGCTGTTGAGGTGAATTTATGACCTTGAACTGGAAAAACGGCTTGTTGGTTTAACCAATGTATTCATTTCCTCCTAGTAACATACAGAACACTTAACCACTGTTTTTTTTATCATGCAGCCTTCGCCAAGTCTACTAAAAGGCATCCGGCAATCTTTGCTCTCACATCTCACTCTGGTATTAGGGAAAGATGACCTGGCTGCTAACTGTTTACTGCTGCATCTTCTATCCAGAGTATGTCTTATCACTTCGCATTGCTTTCTTTTCGTGCTTTTTGCTAGACATTTTGTATGTTGGTTTACTGATTTCATTGCCTTTTCAATATCTCTACAGCTACGAACTAGGGTGGATGTGGTCACTGTTGGCAGGCTCTCCTTGAATTTCACTGGATTTAACAGAGAAAGTGTTTCCATTTTTGGAAAACAGCTAAATACTTTGATCCAGGGACTAATGCCATATTCACAAGCTATTCCTCTGTCAATTGAGTATCTCAACACAGCCACACTTCAACCTAGAAAGGATAACAAGTCAGGAAGGTATGTCCTGTTCAGTTTCTTTTTGCTTGTCCAATCAAATTCCATAAGTATGTAACTCCTTGCCTTTATTGGGAGCTAGCCTATAAACTGTGCTCTTCATaaaatttggtgtaggctggttaCAGGAGTTCTGCAGCTACCTCAAGGCTCTCACTTGACATTTGATGAAACTCTCTTGCAATCTGGATCTTTGGCATCTAAAGGTGTTGAGAATACGGTGCTGCTTAAGAACTTGATGGAGTCACAGATGGTAATAATTGTCCCTGAATTTGTATTTAAGACATGATACATATAAGATCCAACAGTGAATGAAAATGAAAATTTGAATCAAAATTCACAAGCACTTAGGTGTAACCAACTGCGCACATCTAAAGTGAATTAATGATGGCATGATACTTCAAGCATGAACCTCCAAATTATCATTGCTGGGTAATTTTCATTTATTAATTTTGTCTGTTGTACTTACAGGTTGAGTATGATTTTGAGTACTACAAGCTGGAGATGGCGACCGATGTGCAGCTACTTACTCTTTCTGAGGGAAAATCAAACATTCTGCCTTCAGACTTGGTAGTGCCTTTTCGTCCATCAACTGTTTCTGCGGTGAATGCCACTTCGGAGGAACTTGAGAGCTGGAGGTGGTACTTGGCCACAGTGAGGTCTCTTCCTCAGTCTTCTGAACCTGAGATTTACCAGGTAACAACAATCCCTTGTTCCACTATCTAGCAGATTCAGAGCTTTCAGATGTTTGCGTGCATGGTTTACACTGTACTGAGTTGCTCAATGTTTGCATCTTAACTGTAGACAATCCAAGATGAAATGGTCAGCGCCATGCGCAACGACAGGAGCTTGGGTTGCACTGAACTTAGCAGGTAATCTTGGGCGTCTAACATGTTGTGTTTGCGATAACATTGAAGTTTATGAACCTCCATCCCGCTAACTTTCTTTGTGCTGATGTGCAGATGGCTGACAATGGCTCAGATTACAGCCTCAAGCTTTGGTGAGAAGAGCCTTTCCCTGGAGCACTGGCAGATGGTGAAGGAGCTTGAGAGGCTTAGAAAGGAGAGGATGCAATGAGAAGACGTGTCATCAGCACATGGATGTGTGAAACTCTAGTTGTAGTAATGGCCTGCTGTGATGTGTATATTTCCTTCTACTAGGGTCTAAATCATCAAAGACTTGGATCTGCACCGTTGTTTGTGATCCTTCCTGTGGGTGTCATTTGACAACTCAATTATCAAGTTAAGCCTCTGTTTTTGTGAAATGTGCTCTGGTAACTATATTCTGTCTGGCTTTGAATGGACAACTAAATCTAGCATTCGTAGTTACTCTGGAGAATTAAGGTCATCTGGTGCTATTCTACCCTTGAATGACTACTAAATCTAGCACTTGTAGTTTCTTCAGTTCACTTCTAACTATGGAGAATTTAATGTGAATTGAAATGTGTATTTCTGGTACCAAGAAGTATGTTAGCAATCCAGTCTCATCAATCTTTTCATATCAAAATTCAGGCTTACCTTCCCCATAAAAATGGCTTCACTTGCTAATGCCAAAGCAAGATATGAACACTGAATAATAATACCATCATGATTGGATACATAGCAGTAGATACAATGTGATGTTAACTTTCACAATTCTCTGAGACGATTGTGCGCTGAGCAAATTTATGATAGTACAGCTGCAGGCTTGCTGCATAAACTTCAGAGGGCAGAGCTCAAATTGTACAGACAAAGCATCACACGACCCGAAGTTTCATAGCTTGGTAGTGCTTGAGCTAAACATAGGAAGAACATTTACAGGCTTCTTTGCCGCGTATGATTCCTACACATTTGTTCTTCACAAAGCGGCGGATAGAGGAATGGTTGCTTGCATGCCTGTTTTACAGGCATGTGTCGCAAAGCAGACATCCGTCGTCTCAAGGAAGTTCTGGGTCTTCACCAGAATCAGTGGGATGTAGTCAAGGACAAGCCTCTTGCACtgagaaataaaaacaaaagcagACTCGTGAGCAGAACAAAACTAGATAGCCTTTTTTTAACAAGAAACTAGATACTTGCAAAGCGTCAAAAACATCAAAAGGTTTATGTGTTACATTCAGTTGTCACAAAGTTAGCCAATTACAGAAATAGTTAGCAACATCTAAAGTTCTAATGATCCTGAACTGGTATATATATCACTGGAACTGGCATGCTAGAGAAAAGCACTAGTATTGAACCGCTAACTTTCAGAAGCATTAGAACAGGTCAGCGCTTCTCAGTTATTTCTGTTGTATGAAAGACCATGAGAACTAGGTGATCCTGTGATATGCTATCGTTTAATTACAGGCAGATTCGTCTGTGTTCCGGTATCTACGACTGTTTCTGAACTTAACTCACCTGCGGTTCATAGTTCTTTGCCTTGCTGCATGTTTTGAAAAGAAGCCCGACTATCTCCAGCTGCAAAAAACCGCGACACCCACAAAAACACATTAGCCATGTGCAAAGTAGAAGCCAACCATTGCACAAAAGATCGATGACGGCGATCGAGAAGATGGCAGTTACCTTGGTGTTGGGATCCTTAAGCATGGTAAGAACTTCAACAAGAACATGATGGCATAGACCACAGGCCTCCCCTCGCGTGGACGACCGAGTCGCCGCCCCCTTTGGGCAGAGGTGCGCTGACTCACAGAGCTCTTCAGGTTTAACCACAGAAACCTCCAAGAAGAAAGCGGGAATGTAGTAGTCAACCAGCGTGATGCACTGCAAGAAGATGAAAGCCAGTCAGTTTAGTGAGATTACAATTATGCTATGCATGGCAGGCATTGCCATTTAGCCATACCTG from Triticum aestivum cultivar Chinese Spring chromosome 3B, IWGSC CS RefSeq v2.1, whole genome shotgun sequence includes these protein-coding regions:
- the LOC123068815 gene encoding mini-chromosome maintenance complex-binding protein, producing MVGPQYDLVGNPLGAVRATFERASAAESGGRDPVAAFRSKDWGASEVFRSFLFEQGGLDKVPLLDASNLGLIKPNTLVRFRGMVQDMLGNEFYAGAFKDGSTWRTNKFTDFSPFAMPHPCDSHLWERHLFHCVPVPGQNSWTLESSPGSDLRQMASCLSPEQREKRKRDGDDDAMDVSENGNGESSSCSKKPKEDDVQIPSSSAEMPASENLPQMNGNDHHIPGSSFSCLVKIYDMPESQVKLNDVAEFIGVYTFDPELAAPNDNSDDIMFDLIEDVTAQLPPSKVPRLHCLVWRKLSSVDFLAKHPAVEPSPSLLKGIRQSLLSHLTLVLGKDDLAANCLLLHLLSRLRTRVDVVTVGRLSLNFTGFNRESVSIFGKQLNTLIQGLMPYSQAIPLSIEYLNTATLQPRKDNKSGRLVTGVLQLPQGSHLTFDETLLQSGSLASKGVENTVLLKNLMESQMVEYDFEYYKLEMATDVQLLTLSEGKSNILPSDLVVPFRPSTVSAVNATSEELESWRWYLATVRSLPQSSEPEIYQTIQDEMVSAMRNDRSLGCTELSRWLTMAQITASSFGEKSLSLEHWQMVKELERLRKERMQ
- the LOC123068817 gene encoding proactivator polypeptide-like 1, with amino-acid sequence MAMASSTRRLAFVLLVLAFSAALAESRDAYMRSANRYACILTQESFPLASRGAGLTSANGKLCVLCEQYSTEALVYLRQNETQTEILSALHHTCASLGPLRQQCITLVDYYIPAFFLEVSVVKPEELCESAHLCPKGAATRSSTRGEACGLCHHVLVEVLTMLKDPNTKLEIVGLLFKTCSKAKNYEPQCKRLVLDYIPLILVKTQNFLETTDVCFATHACKTGMQATIPLSAAL